One segment of Pontibacter akesuensis DNA contains the following:
- a CDS encoding DUF2911 domain-containing protein, translating to MKKKLIGFALSAALLFGAGAVQAQSPGIKMPAPSPSQKVEQVVGLSTVSVDYSRPSVKGRKIFGEGGLEAYGDVWRTGANASTKIKFSDEVTIEGNKIPAGEYALYTIPGPDEWTVIIHKNLKHWGDGGKDYNPAEDLVRFKVKSQKNPRKVESFTINFTNLKQDAADVELLWDDVIVPFTIKTDVDSKVMSQIQQQVINGTTVTPNLYAAAASYYLENNRDLKQAHEWIKKANATDPKFWNVHTQAKIEAKLKNYKAAIKTAEKSKELAKAADNADYVALNDKAIAEWKKAK from the coding sequence ATGAAGAAGAAACTTATTGGCTTCGCACTGTCGGCAGCACTCTTATTTGGCGCCGGCGCTGTTCAGGCACAAAGCCCAGGCATTAAAATGCCAGCACCCAGCCCATCTCAGAAAGTAGAGCAGGTAGTTGGCCTATCTACTGTATCGGTAGACTACTCCCGCCCTTCGGTGAAAGGCCGCAAAATATTCGGCGAAGGTGGTTTGGAGGCTTATGGTGATGTATGGCGCACAGGTGCCAACGCTTCGACCAAAATCAAGTTCTCTGACGAAGTAACCATCGAGGGCAATAAGATTCCGGCTGGTGAATACGCACTTTATACCATTCCTGGGCCGGACGAGTGGACAGTTATCATCCATAAAAACCTGAAGCACTGGGGTGACGGTGGCAAAGACTACAACCCTGCTGAAGACCTGGTGCGCTTCAAGGTAAAGTCGCAGAAGAACCCACGCAAAGTAGAGTCTTTCACCATCAACTTCACTAACCTGAAGCAGGATGCCGCAGACGTAGAGTTGCTGTGGGACGATGTGATCGTGCCTTTCACCATCAAGACGGATGTGGATAGCAAGGTGATGAGCCAGATACAGCAGCAGGTGATTAACGGCACTACCGTTACGCCTAACCTGTATGCCGCGGCAGCTAGCTATTACCTGGAGAACAATCGTGACCTGAAGCAGGCGCACGAGTGGATCAAGAAGGCCAACGCCACGGACCCTAAGTTCTGGAACGTGCACACACAGGCAAAAATAGAGGCGAAGCTGAAGAACTACAAAGCCGCCATCAAAACGGCAGAGAAATCAAAAGAACTGGCCAAAGCCGCCGACAACGCAGATTACGTAGCCTTGAACGACAAGGCGATTGCTGAGTGGAAAAAGGCGAAATAA
- a CDS encoding class I SAM-dependent methyltransferase: MEEKKHSEDHLGPAREYWWNDDYLELLAERLYLPYINTLVDIGCGKGMMGFKFSKYMPSGGKVYGVDYEPGYIAEARQRAQSEFGHNTIDYEFKVGNATEIPLPDNIADVTLCQTLLIHVKNPQRVIQEMIRVTKPGGWVLALEPNNLVPNLMFDRYGETDYNVEAMLEVLEIKLRIEKGKKHLGEGFNSLGDVIPDLFMKAGLRDIKVWISDKALSIIPPYDTQEKMLRVEQMLQWVESEAMGYDYQDNLNYFMAGGGDKEKFDAYWQKLLYNKIMLKEKLQREEYVSAGGSLVYIVAAQKPR; the protein is encoded by the coding sequence TTGGAAGAGAAGAAGCATTCTGAAGACCACCTGGGTCCGGCCCGGGAGTACTGGTGGAACGACGATTACCTGGAGTTGCTGGCCGAGCGCCTGTACCTGCCCTACATTAACACGCTGGTGGATATTGGCTGCGGCAAGGGCATGATGGGCTTTAAGTTCTCGAAGTACATGCCCAGTGGCGGCAAGGTGTATGGCGTGGATTATGAGCCCGGCTACATTGCCGAGGCGCGGCAGCGGGCACAGAGCGAATTCGGCCACAACACCATCGACTATGAGTTCAAGGTTGGCAATGCTACTGAAATACCTTTACCCGATAATATAGCCGATGTAACGCTTTGCCAGACCCTGCTGATTCATGTAAAAAACCCACAGCGCGTGATTCAGGAGATGATCCGGGTGACAAAGCCGGGTGGTTGGGTGCTGGCGCTGGAGCCAAATAACCTGGTGCCCAACCTCATGTTCGACCGTTACGGCGAAACGGATTATAACGTGGAGGCGATGCTGGAGGTGCTCGAAATCAAGCTCCGCATTGAGAAAGGCAAAAAGCATTTAGGCGAGGGCTTCAACTCTTTAGGCGACGTAATCCCGGACCTGTTCATGAAGGCTGGTCTAAGAGATATTAAAGTATGGATATCGGACAAAGCACTTTCGATCATTCCACCCTACGACACACAGGAGAAGATGCTGCGCGTGGAGCAGATGTTGCAATGGGTGGAGTCTGAGGCAATGGGTTATGATTACCAGGACAACCTAAACTACTTTATGGCCGGCGGCGGTGACAAGGAAAAGTTTGACGCTTACTGGCAGAAGCTGCTCTACAACAAGATCATGCTCAAAGAAAAGCTGCAGCGGGAGGAGTATGTGTCGGCGGGGGGTAGTTTGGTATATATTGTGGCGGCGCAGAAACCGCGGTAA
- a CDS encoding sodium:solute symporter, with product MRPLDWIVLIGTLGFIVIYGVWKTRGSKDIEGYLKGDNSMKWWTIGLSIMATQASAITFLSTPGQAFEDGMRFVQFYFGLPIAMVIISVTIIPIFYRLKVYTAYEFLENRFDLKTRSLAACLFLIQRGLAAGITIYAPAIILSSIIGWSLTATNLFIGILVIIYTMSGGTKAVSVTQKQQMAVMMGGMIIAGIMVISYLPDSVSFGDAVAVAGKMGKMNVVDFSWDWETSWDDRYNFWSGITGGLFLALSYFGTDQSQVARYLGGKSIGESRLGLLFNGLLKIPMQFLILFIGVMVFVFYQFNQPPVFFNDVAKGKVYATEYADEMRGLEADYTAIFEQKQEAVHGLVAALKAEDEAAIAAAETQVNGFTATGKEVREQAKKVIEKAVPGSEAKDTDYVFISFIMKYLPVGLVGLLLAVIFSAAMSSTASELNALASTTVIDIYRRSVKQDGSPRHYLNASKLFTMLWGLIAILFATYATLLDNLIEAVNIIGSIFYGTILGIFLVAFYFKRIQGNAVFFAALLAEAVVLYCHYYTDIAFLWFNVIGCGCVILFGFILQAVIGEKKRVV from the coding sequence ATGAGGCCACTCGATTGGATCGTGCTCATCGGCACCCTGGGGTTTATTGTGATCTATGGCGTCTGGAAAACGCGCGGCAGCAAAGACATTGAAGGTTACCTGAAAGGCGACAACAGCATGAAGTGGTGGACGATTGGCCTGTCCATCATGGCCACACAGGCCAGCGCCATCACGTTTCTCTCCACACCCGGGCAGGCGTTTGAAGATGGCATGCGCTTCGTGCAGTTCTATTTCGGATTGCCCATCGCCATGGTCATCATTTCGGTCACCATCATTCCTATTTTCTACCGGCTCAAAGTATACACGGCCTACGAGTTCCTGGAAAACCGCTTTGACCTGAAAACACGCTCTCTTGCCGCCTGCCTTTTCCTGATTCAGCGCGGCCTGGCAGCAGGCATCACCATTTATGCCCCGGCCATTATACTTTCCTCCATCATCGGCTGGAGCCTGACGGCGACTAACCTGTTTATTGGTATCCTGGTGATCATTTACACCATGTCGGGCGGCACCAAGGCGGTGAGCGTAACGCAGAAACAGCAGATGGCTGTGATGATGGGCGGCATGATCATAGCTGGCATTATGGTGATAAGCTACCTGCCCGACAGCGTGAGCTTTGGGGATGCTGTGGCCGTAGCTGGAAAAATGGGCAAGATGAACGTAGTGGACTTCTCATGGGATTGGGAAACAAGCTGGGACGACCGCTATAATTTCTGGTCGGGCATCACGGGTGGCCTGTTTCTGGCTCTTTCTTACTTCGGCACCGACCAGAGCCAGGTGGCGCGCTACCTGGGCGGCAAATCAATAGGAGAGAGCCGTCTGGGATTGCTGTTCAACGGCCTGCTGAAGATTCCGATGCAGTTCCTGATTTTGTTTATCGGGGTGATGGTGTTCGTGTTTTACCAGTTTAACCAGCCGCCGGTGTTTTTCAATGATGTGGCCAAAGGCAAAGTATACGCTACCGAATATGCTGATGAAATGCGTGGCCTGGAGGCGGATTACACAGCTATTTTCGAGCAGAAGCAGGAGGCAGTGCATGGGTTGGTCGCTGCATTGAAAGCGGAGGACGAGGCAGCCATTGCAGCGGCAGAAACACAAGTCAACGGTTTTACCGCAACAGGAAAGGAAGTACGGGAGCAGGCAAAAAAGGTCATCGAGAAAGCTGTTCCGGGTTCCGAGGCAAAGGACACCGATTACGTGTTCATCTCCTTCATCATGAAGTATCTGCCGGTTGGTTTGGTTGGTTTGCTGCTGGCCGTGATATTTTCTGCAGCCATGTCATCTACCGCTTCCGAGCTAAACGCGCTGGCCTCTACCACCGTCATCGATATTTACAGGCGCTCGGTAAAGCAGGATGGAAGCCCGCGGCATTACCTGAACGCCTCCAAACTCTTCACTATGCTTTGGGGACTGATAGCCATCCTTTTCGCCACCTACGCGACCCTGCTCGATAACCTGATTGAGGCCGTGAACATAATCGGCTCCATTTTCTACGGCACCATATTGGGCATTTTCCTGGTGGCCTTTTACTTCAAGCGCATCCAGGGCAACGCCGTTTTCTTTGCCGCCCTGCTCGCCGAAGCCGTTGTGCTCTACTGCCACTACTACACCGATATCGCCTTCCTCTGGTTCAATGTCATCGGCTGTGGCTGTGTGATTTTGTTCGGATTCATACTTCAGGCGGTGATTGGGGAGAAGAAGCGGGTGGTGTAG
- a CDS encoding PIG-L family deacetylase: MKKTTVLHLCLPLLAMALLLLFAPSFAQMPQKPSAAKILQDLKQLNVLGSALYVAAHPDDENTRLIAYLSNEKLYNTGYLAVTRGDGGQNLVGPEIREGLGIIRTQELLQARRTDGGQQFFTRANDFGYSKDANETFTIWDREQVLADMVWTIRKFRPDVMITRFPPDERAGHGHHTASAILAAEAFKAAADPKRFPEQLKHVETWQPKRLLWNTGVWSFKSQEEFEKFGKELLKVDVGGYNPLLGKSYGEIAAESRSMHKSQGFGASGARGTSIEYLQHTAGDKAQQELFEGINTSWSRVKGGDKVQKLIQKAINEYTPANPSAVVPTLIAAKKELEKLPDGYWKRVKLEELQDVLQASLGLYLEVTANDYAAAPGQSVELQVEAINRSAVPVTLQEIQYSFAKKDTTLNYTLKNNDPLEFSATKVLPQSMAYSQPYWLRQEGSLGMFHVQDQQEVGLPENAPAAQATFNLQIAGEPVQLRVPVVYKRTDPVEGEVYRPFVVTPPVFVNLKEQVLMFASQEPKQVQVLVKAGKANVSGELKLQLPKGWRAEPASVPFQLVQKGAEMNASFSIYPPKEQQEAQLKAVAVVDGKTYGQGLNEINYSHIPAQVTFPEATAKIVKLDLQTRGKKVAYLMGAGDEIPVSLQQIGYDVTLLQDADMRLNYLKQFDAVILGVRAYNTVERLRFYQPTLLQYVEQGGNLIVQYNTNHSLVLPNVAPYPLQLSRDRVAVEGAEVRFLAPNHPVLNTPNKITQKDFEGWVQERGLYFPNKWSDEFTAILSSNDPGEPARDGGLLVAKYGKGYYIYTGYSWFRELPAGVPGAYRLFANLISLGKSTGSADSKTKNAAN, from the coding sequence ATGAAGAAGACAACCGTTTTACACTTGTGTTTGCCGCTGCTGGCAATGGCTTTGCTGCTGTTGTTTGCACCCTCCTTTGCACAAATGCCGCAAAAGCCGTCTGCGGCCAAAATATTGCAGGACCTGAAGCAGCTGAACGTGCTGGGCTCCGCGCTGTACGTGGCCGCCCACCCGGATGATGAGAATACGCGCCTGATAGCCTACCTCTCCAACGAAAAGCTCTACAACACCGGCTACCTGGCGGTAACGCGCGGCGATGGGGGGCAGAACCTGGTTGGGCCCGAAATCAGGGAGGGACTGGGCATTATCCGCACACAGGAGTTGTTACAGGCCCGCCGCACCGACGGCGGACAGCAGTTTTTTACCCGCGCCAACGACTTCGGCTATTCTAAGGACGCCAACGAAACCTTTACCATCTGGGACCGTGAACAGGTGCTGGCCGACATGGTCTGGACAATCCGCAAGTTCAGGCCCGATGTGATGATCACCCGTTTTCCGCCCGACGAGCGCGCTGGCCACGGGCACCATACGGCCTCGGCCATACTTGCAGCGGAGGCGTTTAAAGCCGCCGCCGATCCGAAGCGCTTTCCGGAGCAGCTGAAGCATGTGGAGACGTGGCAGCCCAAGCGCCTGCTGTGGAACACCGGCGTATGGTCGTTTAAGAGCCAGGAGGAATTTGAGAAGTTCGGCAAAGAACTGCTGAAAGTGGATGTGGGCGGCTATAATCCCCTGCTCGGCAAATCCTACGGCGAGATTGCCGCAGAGAGCCGCAGCATGCATAAAAGCCAAGGCTTTGGGGCAAGCGGCGCGCGCGGTACAAGTATAGAGTACCTGCAGCACACCGCCGGCGACAAGGCACAGCAGGAGCTGTTTGAAGGCATCAACACCAGCTGGAGCCGCGTGAAGGGAGGCGACAAAGTACAGAAGCTCATCCAGAAAGCCATCAATGAGTATACACCGGCTAATCCATCGGCCGTGGTGCCCACGCTGATTGCCGCGAAAAAAGAACTGGAGAAACTGCCGGACGGCTACTGGAAGCGCGTGAAACTGGAGGAGTTGCAGGACGTGCTGCAGGCATCGCTCGGTTTATACCTGGAGGTGACGGCCAACGACTATGCGGCCGCACCTGGCCAGTCGGTGGAACTGCAGGTGGAGGCCATCAACCGCTCTGCCGTGCCTGTTACGCTACAGGAAATCCAGTATTCCTTCGCTAAAAAAGACACCACTCTCAATTATACCTTAAAGAACAACGACCCGCTGGAGTTCAGTGCTACCAAAGTGCTGCCGCAAAGTATGGCTTACTCGCAACCGTACTGGCTGCGGCAGGAGGGCTCGTTGGGCATGTTCCACGTGCAGGATCAGCAGGAGGTGGGCCTGCCGGAAAACGCACCGGCCGCACAGGCAACTTTTAACCTGCAGATAGCCGGGGAGCCAGTGCAACTGCGGGTGCCGGTGGTATACAAGCGCACCGATCCGGTGGAAGGCGAAGTATACCGCCCGTTTGTGGTGACGCCGCCCGTGTTTGTGAACCTGAAGGAGCAGGTGCTCATGTTTGCCAGCCAGGAGCCGAAGCAGGTGCAGGTGCTAGTGAAAGCCGGAAAGGCTAACGTATCAGGAGAGTTGAAACTGCAACTGCCGAAAGGGTGGCGCGCCGAACCAGCCAGTGTGCCGTTTCAGCTGGTTCAGAAAGGCGCAGAGATGAATGCCTCTTTCTCTATCTACCCTCCAAAGGAGCAGCAGGAGGCACAGCTAAAGGCGGTGGCCGTGGTGGATGGCAAAACCTACGGGCAGGGCCTGAACGAGATTAACTATAGCCATATTCCGGCACAGGTTACTTTTCCGGAGGCCACGGCTAAGATTGTGAAACTGGATTTGCAGACACGTGGCAAAAAGGTGGCTTACCTGATGGGAGCGGGTGATGAGATTCCGGTGAGCCTGCAACAGATCGGCTATGATGTAACGCTGCTGCAGGATGCCGACATGCGCCTGAATTACTTAAAGCAATTTGACGCAGTTATACTTGGTGTGCGCGCTTACAACACGGTGGAGCGCCTTCGGTTTTACCAGCCGACTTTGTTGCAGTATGTGGAGCAGGGCGGTAACCTGATTGTGCAGTACAATACCAACCACAGCCTGGTGCTGCCTAACGTGGCTCCTTACCCACTGCAGCTGAGCCGCGACCGCGTGGCTGTGGAGGGTGCTGAGGTGCGTTTCCTGGCGCCGAACCACCCGGTGCTGAACACGCCGAACAAGATTACGCAAAAAGACTTTGAGGGATGGGTGCAGGAGCGCGGGCTATACTTCCCGAACAAGTGGAGCGACGAGTTTACTGCCATACTTTCTTCTAACGACCCAGGGGAGCCTGCGCGCGATGGTGGCCTGCTGGTAGCCAAGTATGGCAAAGGCTATTATATTTACACCGGCTACTCGTGGTTCCGCGAACTGCCTGCCGGAGTACCTGGCGCTTACCGCCTGTTTGCCAACCTCATCTCGCTGGGCAAATCCACCGGGTCAGCCGACAGCAAAACCAAGAACGCGGCGAATTAG
- a CDS encoding DUF2461 domain-containing protein, with protein sequence MSIAFILHFLEQLRENNSKDWMDAHREEYLQAKAYFVEIVAQLIGELQQFDPSLIGVTPQQCIFRINKNDFSKKGEAPYKGHFGAGISQGGRHSPFANYVLLLEPGNNSRIGGGIRQPGTRQLELIREEIDYNPGTLQQLLGEPEFGHLWGKLRATQRKQPPKGYDKTHPELDLLKYNGFQVLRYYTDTEVQAEGFLSSLPPLYRQVKPLHDFLNTALTDL encoded by the coding sequence ATGAGCATTGCCTTTATCCTGCATTTCCTGGAGCAACTGCGCGAAAACAACAGCAAAGACTGGATGGATGCCCACCGGGAAGAGTACCTGCAGGCGAAGGCGTATTTTGTGGAGATCGTTGCACAGCTTATTGGGGAACTGCAGCAGTTCGACCCCTCTTTGATTGGGGTGACGCCGCAACAGTGCATTTTCCGCATCAACAAAAACGATTTCTCGAAGAAGGGCGAAGCGCCCTATAAGGGACATTTTGGGGCAGGCATTTCGCAGGGAGGGCGGCATTCGCCATTTGCAAACTATGTGCTGTTGCTTGAGCCGGGAAATAACTCGAGGATCGGGGGAGGAATACGGCAACCTGGCACCAGGCAATTGGAGCTGATACGCGAGGAGATTGACTACAACCCCGGCACCTTGCAACAACTGCTCGGTGAGCCGGAGTTCGGGCATTTATGGGGGAAACTGAGGGCAACGCAACGGAAACAGCCGCCCAAGGGCTACGACAAAACACACCCTGAGCTGGACCTGCTCAAGTATAACGGCTTTCAGGTGCTGCGCTACTACACCGACACCGAAGTGCAGGCGGAAGGCTTTTTAAGTTCTCTGCCCCCGCTGTACAGGCAGGTAAAACCCCTGCACGATTTTCTGAACACAGCTTTAACCGATCTATAA